A stretch of Pseudobacteriovorax antillogorgiicola DNA encodes these proteins:
- a CDS encoding ATP-binding protein encodes MVKYRKISEKLSLKTILVVVVGLAAFSMVLSVYNYENISKSLEMKSQRTLELGALSLKGPVWDYDSENVAKIAEAILQDADVLGIEVRDKDNTIFYQSDIGKRYKTLSRLKRSSQVIYLEKAMYMDEQPIGRVAIAISKKSAFYNIRLTVLIIILFAIIACMSIIYSLQSNIKSVIEIPINRLTVRAIDLAKGNLEDSIETTGNDELAILSGTLEEMRQSVKRKISDLDLLNDSGVKVNAENGREFIINFAKGIFKEFLEAEAVAYYRATSDKLETLGTASVFKTLIEVDQDMKYIISFKTTKVFEDDESIKIFTDEKVARLVVIPIASLEKNFGYICLTVEEELKDTAFIFCDSLARIIAIRLNSIELLEIIEENNRNLEATVKLRTRELRHANAEIKAILKHIRQGIFTISEGLQVDPEYSEHLQEILETRNLAGSHIRDVLLDHSNLSGDQKDQVLSTLGVALGDDPLTFEANMDLLPKTIQFEGERAKILDVDWHPVLSEGALTEKIIITVRDMTEFKELESKAKQQEAQIRMIGELLDIDKERFRQFKRESLDQLDLCNDILESDRTHTEAIPLLFRNIHTVKGNARLKGLSYVSDEAHGLESLLDTYRQNPHTKVERRLIKKGIEAIRAKVLVYSDFFENHLLKHEKDTDQVVIDQLESVIGLLHEEIQSVPIQQSLAILSRIVNQHDGQEHLHDIINVYVHKISDVAEKLSKPAPQFHITMADIPLDDDRASLVRKILPHLMSNSLSHGIEKPKDRMLDGKAEQGQIFIQAAVHEGQLQIEYWDDGKGLDLEKLRKRGRDSNSIANDASDFEIANLIFTSGISTTSSTNDISGRGVGLDAVKSFIEEVGGQVALSLVEGDERTRQRFRFHISLPISQDQLLVG; translated from the coding sequence CGTTGGACTCGCAGCCTTCTCAATGGTTTTGAGTGTCTACAACTACGAAAACATATCGAAAAGCCTTGAGATGAAATCCCAGAGAACCCTTGAGTTAGGCGCACTTTCACTGAAGGGGCCTGTGTGGGATTACGATAGCGAAAATGTAGCGAAGATTGCAGAGGCGATTCTGCAAGACGCAGATGTCCTTGGTATCGAGGTAAGAGATAAAGACAACACCATCTTTTACCAAAGTGATATTGGCAAGAGGTACAAGACCTTAAGTCGATTGAAACGCTCCTCTCAAGTTATATATCTTGAAAAAGCTATGTATATGGATGAGCAGCCCATAGGCAGGGTTGCAATTGCCATTTCAAAAAAGTCCGCGTTCTACAATATCCGGCTAACGGTCTTGATCATCATCCTGTTTGCAATTATCGCATGCATGTCGATTATCTATTCGTTGCAGAGTAATATTAAATCTGTAATTGAGATTCCCATCAATCGTCTCACTGTTCGAGCTATTGATCTTGCCAAGGGCAATCTTGAAGATAGCATCGAAACGACGGGTAATGATGAGCTTGCTATTCTGTCAGGAACTCTAGAAGAAATGCGGCAATCAGTGAAGCGAAAGATTAGTGACCTGGATCTACTAAACGACTCTGGAGTTAAGGTTAATGCTGAAAATGGTCGTGAATTTATAATTAACTTTGCCAAAGGTATCTTTAAAGAATTTCTCGAAGCTGAAGCTGTGGCTTACTATCGTGCGACGAGCGATAAGTTAGAAACCCTTGGCACTGCATCAGTGTTCAAAACCCTGATCGAGGTTGATCAGGATATGAAATACATTATTTCATTTAAGACAACAAAAGTCTTTGAGGATGATGAAAGTATCAAAATATTTACGGATGAGAAGGTCGCTCGCTTGGTGGTCATTCCTATTGCATCACTAGAAAAGAATTTTGGATACATTTGCCTTACCGTAGAAGAAGAACTAAAGGACACAGCATTTATTTTTTGCGACTCTCTTGCGCGGATCATTGCAATTCGTTTGAATAGTATCGAGTTGCTAGAAATAATCGAAGAAAACAATCGAAATCTAGAGGCCACTGTCAAACTTCGAACAAGAGAATTACGGCATGCAAATGCCGAGATCAAAGCAATATTGAAGCATATCAGACAGGGTATATTCACAATTTCAGAAGGGCTCCAAGTGGACCCTGAGTACTCAGAGCATCTCCAGGAGATCTTAGAAACTAGAAACTTGGCTGGTAGCCATATCCGTGATGTTTTATTGGATCATTCTAACCTGAGCGGTGATCAAAAAGATCAAGTTTTAAGTACACTTGGCGTAGCCCTAGGTGACGATCCACTGACTTTTGAAGCGAATATGGACCTTCTGCCGAAAACGATTCAGTTTGAAGGTGAAAGGGCTAAGATCCTCGACGTCGATTGGCATCCTGTGTTGTCGGAAGGTGCTTTAACAGAAAAGATTATCATTACGGTTCGCGATATGACAGAGTTTAAGGAACTCGAATCAAAGGCGAAGCAACAAGAAGCACAAATTAGAATGATCGGCGAGCTTCTCGATATAGACAAAGAAAGATTTCGTCAGTTCAAGAGAGAATCCTTGGATCAACTAGACCTCTGTAATGATATTTTAGAGTCTGATCGGACTCACACTGAAGCGATTCCCCTACTATTTCGCAATATCCACACTGTCAAGGGTAACGCGAGACTAAAGGGTTTGAGCTATGTGAGTGATGAGGCTCATGGGCTTGAATCGCTCCTTGATACCTATCGTCAGAACCCACATACAAAGGTTGAGCGTAGATTGATTAAAAAAGGGATCGAAGCTATCAGAGCTAAGGTATTAGTGTACTCTGACTTCTTTGAGAACCATCTTTTAAAGCACGAGAAAGATACCGATCAAGTTGTGATCGATCAGCTGGAAAGTGTTATTGGTCTATTGCACGAAGAAATTCAGAGTGTACCTATACAACAATCTCTCGCTATATTGAGCCGTATTGTCAACCAACACGACGGGCAAGAACACCTTCACGATATAATCAACGTTTATGTTCATAAGATCAGCGACGTCGCCGAAAAACTCAGTAAGCCAGCACCGCAGTTTCACATAACCATGGCGGATATACCATTAGACGACGATCGGGCGAGTCTTGTTAGGAAAATCTTGCCGCACCTTATGAGCAATAGTTTGAGCCATGGAATCGAAAAACCAAAAGATCGCATGCTAGATGGCAAAGCCGAGCAGGGTCAAATTTTCATCCAAGCTGCTGTTCATGAAGGTCAACTGCAAATCGAATACTGGGATGATGGCAAGGGTCTCGATCTTGAAAAACTCCGTAAACGCGGCCGAGATAGCAATTCTATTGCGAATGACGCCAGTGACTTCGAGATTGCAAATCTCATTTTTACATCGGGAATTTCCACGACATCATCGACCAATGATATATCAGGTCGGGGGGTTGGTTTAGATGCTGTAAAATCTTTTATCGAAGAGGTTGGAGGTCAGGTAGCCCTATCACTCGTTGAAGGTGATGAGCGAACTCGGCAACGATTTCGCTTTCATATCAGCTTACCGATAAGCCAAGATCAACTCTTAGTAGGCTGA
- a CDS encoding DUF3575 domain-containing protein — protein sequence MKIKTLALAGLLSLLASSTSFATEKTYNIKTDPLSLALGVPNIGVVFQLSENVGMGVSGSMSRLRWDDDDITAVGANLEAGYYFSGVFEDTGYLKAFTGLATVTSSHDDIGSTVANVGVIGGYQWMWENFNTSVGGGVQYIQSEGLSIGLPALEWTIGYAI from the coding sequence ATGAAAATTAAAACACTAGCCCTCGCGGGCCTTCTATCACTACTAGCAAGCTCAACGTCTTTTGCGACAGAGAAAACATATAATATTAAAACTGATCCATTGTCACTGGCTCTAGGTGTACCTAATATTGGTGTTGTTTTTCAATTGAGCGAAAATGTGGGTATGGGAGTTTCCGGTTCTATGTCTCGATTGAGATGGGATGATGATGACATTACAGCTGTCGGCGCAAATCTAGAAGCTGGCTACTACTTTTCGGGAGTCTTCGAGGATACTGGCTACCTAAAAGCTTTCACAGGATTGGCAACCGTAACGTCGTCCCATGATGATATCGGGTCGACAGTAGCAAATGTCGGAGTGATTGGCGGTTATCAATGGATGTGGGAAAACTTCAACACCTCAGTAGGTGGTGGTGTTCAGTACATCCAATCGGAAGGACTGAGTATTGGCCTGCCAGCACTTGAATGGACTATCGGTTACGCGATCTAA